The Rhodoferax sediminis genome has a segment encoding these proteins:
- a CDS encoding ClpXP protease specificity-enhancing factor: protein MNALDSSSTRPYLIRALYEWCTDNGLTPYVAVLVDESVQVPREYVKNGEIVLNISFDATSSLKLGNDFIEFKARFAGTAREIMVPVSRVIAIYARENGQGMAFPVPVSAPAGDEASKAPGLSSVPDATRPVETDPKVVQIAPADDAPHDGDSEPPRPSGGGRPSLKRVK from the coding sequence ATGAATGCCCTGGATTCCTCCTCGACCCGGCCCTACCTGATCCGGGCGCTGTACGAGTGGTGCACCGACAACGGCCTGACCCCTTACGTGGCCGTGCTGGTGGACGAGTCCGTCCAGGTGCCGCGCGAGTACGTGAAGAACGGCGAGATCGTGCTCAACATCAGCTTTGATGCAACCAGCTCGCTCAAGCTTGGCAACGACTTCATCGAATTCAAGGCCCGGTTTGCCGGCACGGCGCGCGAGATCATGGTGCCCGTAAGTCGCGTGATTGCGATCTATGCCCGGGAGAACGGGCAGGGCATGGCGTTTCCGGTTCCGGTGTCTGCACCCGCTGGCGACGAGGCATCGAAGGCGCCGGGTTTGAGCAGTGTGCCGGATGCAACGCGCCCCGTGGAAACCGACCCCAAGGTGGTGCAGATCGCACCGGCCGATGATGCGCCGCACGATGGTGATTCAGAGCCACCACGCCCCTCGGGAGGGGGGCGCCCTTCACTCAAACGGGTGAAGTAG
- a CDS encoding Crp/Fnr family transcriptional regulator — protein sequence MNTLDLFPIFLVNSRGADYRRVPMKSSQPIGAKSLVQHLAQVIAKNHAYDALDLPFTPAEWAVFGDYLQPFALARDQVLIEQGATDRTVYFIESGTLSVHCVDEEGRMNLAMIGAGSVVGEWAFFSRMARKSDAVAAGPCKLWRLSLIRFMDLANRQPALALRIALALGTVMAKRVANKPKRVAAT from the coding sequence TTGAATACTTTGGATTTATTTCCGATTTTTCTTGTGAACTCGCGGGGCGCAGATTATCGTCGCGTCCCTATGAAATCCTCTCAGCCTATTGGGGCCAAATCTCTAGTACAGCACCTCGCCCAGGTGATTGCCAAAAATCATGCTTATGACGCGCTCGACCTGCCTTTCACGCCGGCCGAGTGGGCCGTGTTCGGCGACTACCTGCAGCCCTTTGCGCTCGCGCGGGACCAGGTCCTGATCGAGCAGGGCGCGACGGACCGCACGGTGTATTTCATCGAAAGCGGCACACTCAGTGTGCATTGCGTGGATGAAGAAGGCCGCATGAATCTGGCGATGATCGGTGCGGGATCGGTGGTCGGAGAATGGGCGTTTTTTTCCAGAATGGCGCGCAAATCAGATGCCGTCGCCGCCGGCCCCTGCAAGCTGTGGCGCCTCAGCCTGATCCGTTTCATGGACCTTGCCAACCGGCAGCCGGCGCTGGCGCTGCGCATTGCCCTGGCGTTGGGGACGGTCATGGCCAAGCGGGTGGCCAACAAGCCCAAGAGGGTTGCGGCGACCTGA
- a CDS encoding DciA family protein: MNRPHRAVSLQQAAQESPTLARLSELARDSGERLKAIERLIPEALRSAIKPGPIDGETWCLLVQSNAAAAKLRQLLPSLQSHLRSQGWEVSAIRLKVHINPEPQ; encoded by the coding sequence GTGAACCGCCCTCACCGCGCCGTCTCGCTGCAGCAGGCGGCGCAGGAATCGCCGACGCTGGCCCGCTTGAGCGAACTCGCGCGCGATTCGGGTGAGCGCCTCAAAGCGATCGAGCGCCTCATTCCCGAGGCGCTGCGCAGTGCCATCAAACCGGGGCCCATTGACGGAGAAACGTGGTGCCTGCTGGTTCAGAGCAATGCGGCGGCAGCCAAGCTCAGGCAGTTGCTGCCTTCGCTTCAGTCCCACTTGCGCAGCCAGGGCTGGGAGGTCAGCGCCATCCGGCTCAAGGTCCACATCAACCCCGAGCCGCAGTAG
- the secA gene encoding preprotein translocase subunit SecA, which yields MATNFLTKIFGSRNDRLLKQYRKVAESINALEPAYEKLSDDELRGKTQEFKERVANGETLDAIMPEAFAVVREGSKRVMKMRHFDVQLIGGMSLHDGKISEMRTGEGKTLTATLPVYLNALTGKGVHVVTVNDYLANRDALWMGRLYNFLGLTVGINLPQLPREEKQAAYRADITYGTNNEYGFDYLRDNMVYEVQDRVQRGLNYAIVDEVDSILIDEARTPLIISGQAEDHTEMYITINKVVPMLTKQEGEADLRTGEGITKPGDFTVDEKTHQVFLTEQGHENAERILFNLGLIPEGATLYDPANITLVHHLYAALRANHLYHRDQHYVVQDGEIVIVDEFTGRLMTGRRWGEGLHQAVEAKEGVNIQAENQTLASITFQNYFRLYNKLAGMTGTADTEAYEFQEIYGLETIVIPPNRPSRRDDQLDRVYKTTREKYEAAIKDIRECYERGQPVLVGTSSIENSEIIDQLLQKEKLPHQVLNAKQHAREAEIVAQAGRSKMITIATNMAGRGTDIVLGGNVEKAIEAVEADETLDAAAKQARIEQLRAEWTREHELVTQQGGLRIIATERHESRRIDNQLRGRSGRQGDPGSSRFYLGLDDSLMRIFAGDRVKAIMERLKMPDGEAIEAGIVTRSIESAQRKVEARNFDIRKQLLEYDDVSNDQRKVIYKQRNDILDARDLTAQIEALREGCLTDLVRQYVPAESVEEQWDLAGLETVLRKEWQIELPLEQQVQAASAITDEDILHSVIEAANAAFAAKAEQIGGENFTQFQRIVLLQSIDSHWREHLSSLDYLRQGIHLRGYAQQQPKQEYKREAFELFGQLLDSVKNDVTKVLMTVQVQSSEQLGQAAEELGSRAENIANVTYIAPTETGDVETVVDEGTIKGQHLRPTASAAAAAVAGAALSRVGRNDPCPCGSGKKYKHCHGKLA from the coding sequence ATGGCCACCAACTTTCTCACCAAAATATTCGGCAGTCGCAATGACCGGCTCCTCAAGCAATACCGCAAAGTTGCCGAGAGCATCAACGCCCTGGAGCCCGCCTACGAAAAACTGAGCGACGACGAGCTTCGCGGGAAAACACAGGAGTTCAAGGAGCGTGTTGCCAACGGTGAGACCCTCGACGCGATCATGCCGGAGGCCTTCGCGGTGGTGCGCGAAGGCTCCAAGCGCGTCATGAAGATGCGCCATTTCGACGTGCAGCTCATCGGCGGCATGTCGCTGCACGACGGCAAGATCTCGGAAATGCGCACCGGCGAGGGCAAGACGCTGACCGCCACGCTGCCTGTGTACCTGAATGCGCTGACGGGCAAGGGCGTGCATGTGGTCACCGTGAACGACTACCTGGCCAATCGCGACGCCCTGTGGATGGGGCGCCTGTACAACTTCCTCGGATTGACCGTCGGCATCAATCTGCCGCAACTGCCGCGCGAGGAGAAGCAGGCCGCCTACCGGGCCGACATCACCTACGGCACCAACAACGAATACGGCTTTGATTACCTGCGCGACAACATGGTGTACGAGGTGCAGGACCGCGTGCAGCGCGGCCTGAACTACGCGATCGTCGACGAGGTGGACTCGATCCTGATCGACGAAGCCCGCACGCCGCTCATCATCAGCGGCCAGGCCGAAGACCACACCGAGATGTACATCACCATCAACAAGGTGGTGCCGATGCTGACCAAGCAGGAGGGCGAAGCCGACCTGCGCACCGGAGAAGGTATCACGAAACCGGGGGATTTCACGGTCGATGAGAAAACCCACCAGGTGTTCCTGACCGAACAGGGCCACGAAAATGCCGAGCGCATCCTGTTCAATCTGGGCCTGATTCCGGAAGGTGCAACGCTGTACGACCCGGCCAACATCACCCTGGTGCATCACCTGTATGCCGCGCTGCGCGCCAACCACCTGTACCACCGCGACCAGCATTACGTGGTGCAGGACGGCGAAATCGTGATCGTCGACGAGTTCACCGGACGCCTGATGACGGGCCGGCGCTGGGGTGAAGGCCTGCACCAGGCCGTGGAAGCCAAGGAAGGCGTGAACATCCAGGCGGAGAACCAGACGCTGGCCTCCATCACCTTCCAGAATTACTTCAGGCTCTACAACAAGCTGGCCGGCATGACCGGAACGGCCGATACCGAGGCCTACGAATTCCAGGAAATCTACGGCCTGGAAACGATCGTGATTCCACCGAACCGGCCGAGCCGGCGCGACGACCAGTTGGACCGCGTGTACAAGACCACGCGCGAGAAATACGAGGCGGCCATCAAGGACATCCGCGAGTGCTATGAGCGCGGTCAGCCGGTGCTGGTCGGCACCTCCTCGATCGAGAATTCCGAAATCATCGACCAGCTGCTGCAGAAGGAAAAGCTGCCGCACCAGGTGCTCAATGCCAAGCAGCACGCACGCGAGGCCGAGATCGTGGCGCAAGCCGGGCGCTCGAAGATGATCACGATCGCCACCAACATGGCGGGCCGCGGCACCGACATTGTGCTCGGGGGCAATGTGGAAAAGGCGATCGAAGCGGTCGAGGCGGACGAAACCCTGGATGCGGCCGCCAAACAGGCCCGCATTGAGCAGCTGCGCGCCGAATGGACGCGCGAGCACGAACTGGTGACGCAGCAGGGGGGCCTGCGCATCATCGCCACCGAACGCCATGAGTCGCGTCGCATCGATAACCAGTTGCGCGGGCGCTCTGGGCGCCAGGGCGATCCCGGCTCGTCGCGTTTTTACCTGGGGCTGGACGACTCGCTGATGCGCATTTTCGCGGGCGACCGTGTCAAGGCCATCATGGAGCGCCTGAAGATGCCCGATGGCGAGGCGATCGAGGCGGGCATCGTCACGCGCAGCATCGAATCGGCCCAGCGCAAGGTGGAGGCGCGCAACTTCGACATCCGCAAGCAATTGCTGGAATACGACGACGTCTCCAACGACCAGCGCAAGGTCATCTACAAACAGCGCAACGACATTCTCGATGCGCGTGATCTGACGGCGCAGATCGAGGCCTTGCGCGAAGGCTGCCTGACCGATCTGGTGCGCCAGTACGTGCCGGCCGAGTCGGTGGAGGAGCAGTGGGATCTTGCGGGCCTCGAAACGGTGCTGCGCAAAGAATGGCAGATCGAGCTGCCCCTGGAGCAGCAGGTGCAGGCGGCCAGCGCCATCACGGACGAAGACATCCTGCATTCGGTGATCGAAGCCGCCAATGCGGCCTTCGCGGCCAAGGCGGAGCAGATCGGGGGCGAGAACTTCACCCAGTTTCAGCGCATCGTGCTGCTGCAGAGCATCGATTCGCACTGGCGCGAACACCTGAGCTCGCTGGACTATCTGCGCCAGGGCATTCATTTGCGCGGCTACGCCCAGCAGCAGCCCAAACAGGAGTACAAGCGCGAAGCGTTCGAGCTGTTTGGACAGCTGCTCGACTCGGTCAAGAACGATGTCACCAAGGTGCTCATGACCGTGCAGGTGCAATCCAGCGAGCAGCTTGGGCAGGCGGCCGAAGAACTCGGCAGCCGCGCCGAAAACATTGCCAATGTGACCTATATCGCACCGACCGAAACCGGTGACGTCGAGACCGTGGTGGACGAGGGAACGATCAAGGGGCAGCACCTGCGCCCGACCGCTTCAGCCGCCGCGGCCGCCGTGGCCGGTGCGGCCCTGTCGCGTGTGGGCCGCAACGACCCTTGCCCCTGCGGCAGCGGCAAGAAATACAAGCACTGCCACGGCAAGCTGGCCTGA
- the argJ gene encoding bifunctional glutamate N-acetyltransferase/amino-acid acetyltransferase ArgJ gives MPVNLTAPDPADLHPIAGVRLGVTEAAIRKAHRKDLTVVLIDAGASVAGVFTQNRFCAAPVQVCREHLAGGQGIRALLINTGNANAGTGEDGLARARASCMALARQLSLEPEQVLPFSTGVIMESLPLERIEAGLPGALADARADHWVRAAESIMTTDTVPKAFSAQVMIGGAKVSISGIAKGAGMIRPNMATMLGFIATDACVDQAVLRPMVKALAEGSFNRITIDGDTSTNDSFVVIASNKAAHAPITSLDSLDGRALQAAIAGVAQKLAQAIVRDGEGATKFIAIQVEGGKTGEECRQVAYAIAHSPLVKTAFFASDPNLGRILAAVGYAGIDDLDQTKIDLYLDDVHVAAQGGRNPAYREEDGQRVMKQSEIVVRVVLGRGSATDTVWTCDLSHDYVSINADYRS, from the coding sequence ATGCCCGTCAATCTGACTGCTCCCGATCCCGCCGACCTGCACCCGATTGCCGGCGTACGCCTCGGTGTGACCGAGGCCGCTATCCGCAAGGCGCACCGCAAGGACCTCACCGTCGTGTTGATCGACGCCGGCGCCAGCGTCGCAGGGGTGTTCACGCAGAACCGCTTTTGCGCGGCGCCGGTGCAGGTGTGCCGTGAGCATCTGGCCGGGGGTCAGGGGATTCGCGCCCTGCTGATCAACACGGGCAACGCCAATGCCGGCACCGGCGAGGACGGACTGGCGCGCGCCCGTGCCAGCTGCATGGCGCTGGCGCGCCAGCTGTCGCTGGAACCGGAGCAGGTCCTGCCGTTTTCCACGGGCGTGATCATGGAGTCGCTGCCGCTGGAGCGCATCGAGGCCGGCCTGCCGGGCGCCCTGGCGGATGCCCGGGCCGACCACTGGGTGCGCGCGGCCGAGAGCATCATGACCACCGATACGGTGCCTAAGGCCTTCAGCGCGCAGGTCATGATAGGCGGCGCGAAGGTCAGCATCAGCGGCATCGCCAAGGGCGCGGGCATGATCCGGCCGAACATGGCGACCATGCTCGGCTTCATCGCCACCGATGCCTGCGTCGATCAGGCCGTGCTGCGGCCAATGGTCAAGGCACTGGCCGAGGGCTCGTTCAACCGCATCACGATCGATGGCGACACCTCCACCAACGATTCGTTCGTGGTGATCGCCAGCAACAAGGCGGCGCATGCGCCCATCACTTCTCTCGACAGCCTGGATGGCCGTGCGCTGCAGGCCGCCATCGCCGGTGTGGCACAAAAACTGGCGCAAGCCATTGTGCGTGATGGGGAGGGCGCTACCAAATTTATAGCGATCCAGGTGGAAGGCGGCAAGACCGGCGAGGAATGCCGCCAGGTGGCCTACGCTATTGCACACTCGCCGCTGGTCAAGACGGCCTTCTTTGCGAGCGACCCGAATCTGGGCCGCATCCTGGCCGCGGTCGGCTACGCTGGCATCGACGACCTGGACCAGACCAAGATCGACCTGTACCTGGACGACGTGCATGTCGCCGCGCAAGGCGGGCGCAACCCGGCGTACCGCGAAGAAGACGGCCAGCGCGTCATGAAGCAAAGCGAAATCGTGGTGCGGGTGGTGCTGGGCCGCGGCAGCGCCACGGACACCGTGTGGACCTGCGATCTGAGCCATGACTATGTGTCGATCAACGCGGACTACCGCTCGTGA
- a CDS encoding ATP-binding protein, with translation MNENLERLILRAEQLMTRIEAALPQPFSPPDWSTAIAWRYRRRHSGHGLLTPVRHVGAISLDDLKEIDGQKEKIRLNTLHFVQGKPANNVLLTGARGTGKSSLIKACLNAYSRQGLRLIEVDKTDMIDLPDIVDVVAQRPEKFIVFCDDLSFDEGEPGYKALKSTLDGSVAAATPNVLIYATSNRRHLLPEYMKENLTYTHTEDGEVHPGEVVEEKISLSERFGLWVSFYPFNQDEYLAIVAQWLSSFGVSAQAIAAARAESLVWALERGSRSGRVAYQFARDYAGRNSPPASHAVSSLPPEGAVGALGPPGGARSA, from the coding sequence GTGAACGAAAACCTTGAACGCCTGATCCTGCGCGCCGAGCAGCTCATGACCCGCATCGAGGCGGCGCTGCCCCAGCCCTTCTCGCCCCCCGACTGGAGCACCGCCATCGCCTGGCGCTACCGCAGACGCCATTCAGGCCATGGCCTGCTGACGCCTGTGCGCCATGTCGGTGCGATCAGCCTGGATGACCTGAAAGAAATCGACGGGCAGAAAGAGAAAATCCGGCTCAACACCCTGCATTTCGTGCAGGGCAAGCCGGCCAACAACGTGTTGCTGACGGGGGCGCGCGGGACCGGCAAGTCATCGCTCATCAAGGCCTGCCTGAACGCCTACTCAAGACAGGGCCTGCGCCTGATCGAAGTCGACAAGACCGACATGATCGACCTGCCCGACATCGTGGACGTGGTGGCGCAGCGGCCTGAAAAATTCATCGTGTTCTGCGATGACCTGAGTTTTGACGAGGGCGAGCCCGGCTACAAGGCCCTCAAGTCCACACTGGACGGCTCGGTGGCCGCGGCCACGCCCAATGTGCTGATCTATGCCACCAGCAACCGGCGCCACCTGCTGCCCGAGTACATGAAGGAAAACCTCACCTACACCCACACCGAGGATGGCGAGGTGCACCCCGGCGAGGTGGTGGAGGAGAAGATTTCGCTGTCCGAGCGCTTTGGCCTGTGGGTCAGCTTTTACCCGTTCAACCAGGATGAGTACCTTGCCATCGTGGCGCAGTGGCTGTCCTCGTTTGGCGTGAGCGCGCAGGCCATTGCCGCGGCGCGCGCCGAATCACTGGTCTGGGCGCTCGAGCGGGGTTCGCGCAGCGGCCGGGTGGCCTACCAGTTTGCGCGCGACTATGCGGGGCGAAATAGCCCCCCTGCTTCGCACGCCGTGTCGTCGCTGCCCCCCGAGGGGGCCGTGGGCGCCTTGGGGCCGCCCGGCGGCGCCCGGTCGGCATGA
- a CDS encoding NUDIX domain-containing protein, producing the protein MSSVLVADADRPREGSASRAVVDVAVGVLIQPDGDFLLTSRPPGKVYEGYWEFPGGKLEPGETVEQALRRELHEELGIAVGAVVPWRVELVDYPHALVRLNFCKVFEWAGELQMREGQSFAWQRLPVRVAPVLVGTVPVLGWLARERQFEGATHLVADRRHP; encoded by the coding sequence ATGAGTTCAGTGCTGGTCGCCGACGCGGATCGCCCGCGTGAGGGCAGCGCCAGCCGCGCCGTGGTCGATGTCGCCGTCGGGGTGTTGATTCAGCCGGACGGTGACTTCCTGCTGACCTCGCGCCCGCCGGGCAAGGTGTACGAGGGCTATTGGGAGTTTCCGGGTGGCAAGCTGGAGCCGGGTGAAACCGTCGAGCAGGCCTTGCGCCGCGAGTTGCACGAGGAACTCGGTATTGCCGTCGGCGCCGTCGTGCCCTGGAGGGTGGAACTGGTGGACTACCCGCACGCGCTGGTGCGGCTGAACTTCTGCAAGGTATTCGAGTGGGCCGGTGAGCTGCAAATGCGCGAGGGCCAGTCGTTTGCCTGGCAGCGGCTACCGGTGCGCGTGGCGCCCGTGCTGGTCGGCACCGTACCCGTACTGGGCTGGCTGGCGCGCGAGCGCCAATTCGAAGGTGCTACACATTTGGTAGCTGATAGACGACACCCATAA
- a CDS encoding DNA gyrase inhibitor YacG, whose translation MQQASPPPKLVTCPTCGGDSVYAPSNRYRPFCSERCKNMDLGAWASERFRMPTQDAPDDAVFGDARRDDS comes from the coding sequence ATGCAACAGGCCAGCCCACCCCCCAAACTCGTGACCTGCCCGACCTGCGGCGGCGACAGCGTTTACGCGCCCAGCAACCGGTACCGGCCCTTTTGCAGCGAGCGCTGCAAAAACATGGACCTGGGCGCCTGGGCCAGCGAGCGCTTTCGCATGCCGACGCAGGATGCGCCGGACGACGCCGTTTTTGGCGATGCCAGGCGCGACGATTCTTGA
- the zapD gene encoding cell division protein ZapD: MILYEYPFNERIRTYLRLEHLFRRLGELVPRDHPLDHHYALTTIFEVMDVATRADLKSDVMRDLEKQKQTLNSYRGNPAIAESVLDHVVGELDACFSAVNNLPGKAGQSLTENDWLMSIRSRVGIPGGTCEFDLPAYYAWQHKDANTRRADLERWATTLGPLAESIHRLLKLLRESGVPQKVVASAGQFQQNLPQGRTFQLMRLRIDPALGLVPEISGNRLMVSVRLMRHEADDRLHASSDDTAFEMTLCS, from the coding sequence GTGATACTGTACGAATACCCCTTCAACGAACGCATACGCACCTATCTGCGTCTTGAACACCTGTTTCGCCGCCTGGGCGAGCTGGTTCCGCGCGACCACCCCCTCGACCACCATTACGCCCTGACCACCATCTTCGAGGTGATGGATGTGGCGACGCGGGCCGACCTCAAGTCGGACGTGATGCGCGATCTCGAGAAGCAAAAGCAGACGCTGAACAGCTACCGCGGCAACCCGGCAATCGCCGAGTCGGTGCTGGACCACGTGGTGGGGGAACTCGATGCCTGTTTTTCGGCCGTCAACAACCTGCCCGGCAAGGCCGGCCAATCGCTCACCGAAAACGACTGGCTCATGAGCATCCGCAGTCGTGTCGGCATCCCGGGCGGCACCTGCGAATTCGACCTGCCGGCCTATTATGCGTGGCAGCACAAGGATGCAAACACACGCCGGGCCGACCTGGAGCGCTGGGCCACCACGCTGGGCCCGCTGGCCGAGTCCATTCACCGGCTGCTCAAATTGCTGCGCGAGTCCGGCGTGCCGCAAAAAGTGGTGGCCAGCGCCGGTCAGTTCCAGCAAAACCTGCCGCAGGGCCGCACCTTCCAGCTGATGCGCCTGCGCATCGACCCCGCCCTGGGCCTGGTCCCCGAAATCAGCGGCAACCGGCTGATGGTGTCGGTACGCCTGATGCGCCATGAAGCCGATGACCGGCTGCACGCCAGCAGCGACGACACCGCCTTCGAAATGACCCTGTGTTCCTGA
- the coaE gene encoding dephospho-CoA kinase (Dephospho-CoA kinase (CoaE) performs the final step in coenzyme A biosynthesis.) produces the protein MTAVTRLGLTGGIGSGKSTVAQILADLGAAIIDADAIARSVTLPAGAAIGPIATEFGSDFITPQGALDRDRMRELAFADASAKRRLEAIVHPLVGQETQRQADAAIRTGRRCIVFDIPLLVESGRWRQHLDWVLVLDCTAETQIERVMARSKLSRSAVEQIIAAQAPRLQRLAAADMVIANDNLPLALLRAQVLQIAPRFGL, from the coding sequence ATGACCGCAGTCACCCGACTCGGGCTCACGGGCGGCATCGGCAGCGGCAAGAGTACGGTCGCACAGATACTGGCCGACCTCGGTGCGGCCATCATCGATGCCGACGCTATCGCACGCAGTGTGACGCTGCCGGCCGGCGCTGCCATCGGCCCGATCGCCACGGAATTCGGCAGCGACTTCATCACGCCGCAGGGTGCGCTCGACCGCGACCGCATGCGTGAGCTGGCCTTTGCCGACGCCAGCGCCAAACGCCGCCTGGAGGCCATCGTTCATCCGCTCGTCGGGCAGGAAACACAGCGCCAGGCCGACGCGGCCATTCGCACGGGGCGCCGCTGCATCGTCTTCGACATTCCCCTGCTGGTCGAATCGGGACGCTGGCGCCAGCACCTGGATTGGGTGCTGGTGCTCGACTGCACCGCCGAGACGCAGATTGAGCGCGTGATGGCACGCAGCAAGCTGAGCCGCAGTGCGGTAGAGCAGATCATTGCCGCCCAGGCCCCGCGCCTGCAGCGCCTGGCCGCGGCCGACATGGTGATCGCCAACGACAATTTGCCGCTGGCGCTGCTGCGTGCCCAGGTGCTGCAAATCGCGCCGCGCTTCGGGCTATGA
- a CDS encoding prepilin peptidase, producing MLVSQWFDAALGGVIGLLLGSFLNVVIYRLPKMLEAQWAAECAEISGKEAVEGQPFNLMVPRSRCQQCGHQIRWYENIPVLSYLFLRGKCSNCTVPISLRYPLVELATGALFYWCIWHWGATLTGLVWCGFSGAIVALAFIDWDTTLLPDDITLPLLWAGLLAAALQWTDVPLVSAIWGAAAGYLSLWLIYWIFKLITGKEGMGYGDFKLFAALGAWFGWQALVPIILMASVIGAVVGIALKFSSGLREGGYVPFGPFLAGAGLTAMVFGPQSILHVVGL from the coding sequence ATGCTGGTCTCGCAATGGTTTGACGCCGCACTTGGCGGCGTGATCGGCTTGCTGCTGGGCAGTTTTCTCAACGTGGTGATCTATCGCCTGCCCAAGATGCTGGAGGCGCAATGGGCGGCCGAATGCGCGGAGATCTCGGGCAAGGAGGCGGTCGAGGGGCAACCCTTCAACCTGATGGTGCCGCGCTCGCGCTGCCAGCAGTGCGGCCACCAGATCCGTTGGTACGAGAACATCCCTGTCCTGAGTTATCTTTTTTTGCGTGGCAAATGCTCGAACTGCACCGTGCCCATCAGCCTGCGTTATCCGCTGGTGGAACTGGCCACCGGAGCGCTGTTTTACTGGTGCATCTGGCACTGGGGCGCCACACTGACGGGCCTCGTCTGGTGTGGCTTCTCGGGCGCCATCGTCGCGCTGGCGTTTATCGACTGGGATACCACGCTGCTGCCCGACGACATCACGCTGCCACTCTTGTGGGCTGGGCTGCTCGCCGCGGCGCTGCAGTGGACCGACGTGCCGCTGGTGAGCGCGATCTGGGGCGCCGCGGCGGGCTATCTTTCGCTGTGGCTGATTTACTGGATTTTCAAACTGATCACCGGCAAGGAAGGCATGGGTTACGGCGACTTCAAGCTGTTCGCGGCGCTCGGGGCCTGGTTTGGCTGGCAGGCGCTGGTGCCCATCATCCTGATGGCGTCGGTGATTGGCGCCGTCGTCGGCATCGCCCTGAAGTTTTCGAGCGGGCTGCGCGAAGGCGGCTATGTGCCGTTCGGCCCTTTCCTGGCAGGCGCCGGCCTGACCGCCATGGTTTTTGGGCCGCAATCGATCCTTCACGTCGTGGGGTTGTAA
- a CDS encoding type II secretion system F family protein → MATAATKNIKEFVFEWEGKDRNGKQVRGETRAAGENQVQASLRRQGVLANKIKKRKMRAGKRIRPKDMAIFTRQLATMMKAGVPLLQAFDIVGRGNPNVSVTKLLNDIRTDVETGTSLSAAFRKFPMYFDNLYCNLVEAGEAAGILEQLLDRLAVYMEKTEAIKSKIKSALMYPISVLVVAFVVVAVIMIFVIPAFKQVFSSFGADLPAPTLVVIAISEFFVSYWWLIFGGLGGGLYFFMQAWKRNEKVQMFMDRLMLKLPIFGALVEKSCIARWTRTLATMFAAGVPLVEALDSVGGASGNSVYALATEKIQQEVSTGTSLTAAMGNANLFPSMVLQMCAIGEESGSIDHMLSKAADFYEAEVDDMVAGLSSLMEPIIIVVLGVIIGGIVISMYLPIFKLGQVV, encoded by the coding sequence ATGGCGACTGCAGCGACCAAGAACATCAAGGAATTTGTCTTCGAATGGGAAGGCAAGGATCGTAATGGCAAGCAGGTTCGCGGCGAGACCCGTGCCGCCGGCGAAAACCAGGTGCAGGCGTCCCTGCGCCGGCAGGGGGTCCTGGCCAACAAAATCAAGAAGCGCAAGATGCGCGCGGGCAAGCGCATCCGCCCGAAAGACATGGCGATTTTCACGCGCCAGCTCGCCACCATGATGAAGGCCGGCGTGCCACTGCTGCAGGCCTTCGACATCGTCGGGCGCGGCAACCCGAATGTCAGCGTCACCAAGCTGCTCAACGACATCCGCACCGACGTCGAGACCGGTACCTCGCTGAGCGCGGCGTTCCGCAAGTTTCCGATGTATTTCGACAACCTCTACTGCAACCTGGTCGAAGCAGGCGAGGCCGCCGGTATCCTGGAGCAGTTGCTGGACCGGCTGGCGGTCTACATGGAAAAAACCGAGGCCATCAAGTCCAAGATCAAGTCCGCGCTGATGTACCCGATCTCGGTGCTGGTGGTGGCATTTGTGGTGGTGGCCGTGATCATGATTTTCGTGATTCCGGCGTTCAAGCAGGTGTTCAGCTCCTTTGGCGCCGATCTGCCGGCGCCCACGCTGGTGGTGATCGCCATCAGCGAATTTTTCGTCTCGTATTGGTGGCTGATTTTTGGCGGCCTCGGCGGCGGCCTGTACTTTTTCATGCAGGCCTGGAAGCGCAACGAAAAAGTGCAGATGTTCATGGACCGGCTGATGCTCAAGCTGCCGATTTTCGGCGCCCTGGTCGAAAAATCCTGTATCGCGCGCTGGACCCGCACGCTGGCCACCATGTTCGCGGCCGGTGTCCCGCTGGTGGAAGCGCTCGACTCGGTGGGCGGTGCTTCGGGCAATTCGGTGTACGCCCTGGCGACGGAAAAAATCCAGCAGGAAGTCTCCACCGGCACCAGCCTGACCGCGGCCATGGGCAACGCGAACCTGTTTCCGAGCATGGTGCTGCAGATGTGCGCCATTGGCGAAGAATCCGGCTCCATCGACCACATGCTGAGCAAGGCAGCTGATTTTTACGAGGCCGAGGTGGACGACATGGTGGCCGGCCTGTCCAGCCTGATGGAGCCCATCATCATCGTGGTCCTGGGCGTCATCATCGGTGGCATCGTGATCTCCATGTACCTGCCGATCTTCAAGCTGGGCCAGGTTGTCTGA